A single Mangifera indica cultivar Alphonso chromosome 20, CATAS_Mindica_2.1, whole genome shotgun sequence DNA region contains:
- the LOC123204411 gene encoding trihelix transcription factor GTL1-like isoform X2, protein MQQGGGSQSPYAEMAPAATTTTTTTTSMAQQPVESASPISSRPPSNLDELTRLSSGGGGGDEDIEGDRAGGVASGNRWPCQETLTLLNIRSDMDAVFRDATIKGPLWEDVSRKLAEFGYKRSAKKCKEKFENVHKYYKRTKEGRAGRQDGKSYKFFSQLEALYTTATAGNVSASSSMPVTNVTTANTITLDVAPVSIGIPFSITSSVRVPTASTIAPMSSSIFPPNLGATISPTINVPGSATAQPPVLPPVPISFSSDSSSSPETEDDDDDDDDIDFDGQPSNTAGSSRKRKRQSFRSTNRMMEFFENLMKQVMQKQESMQQRFLEVIEKREQDRMIREEAWKRQEMARLAREHEIMVRERAISASRDTAIVSLLQQITGQTIQLPPDAPPPAPAPAPAPATVVAAPTIPVAISALSHLPLSIPQEQRDQQSQRRHQQQQQQHQSQHAETLRHQPASTSLPSSEIVIAIPEQQVPPQPQEIGGSGNFEPSSSRWPKVEVLALIKLRSGLELRYQEAGPKGPLWEEISSGMQRMGYKRSAKRCKEKWENINKYFKKVKESNKKRPEDAKTCPYFHELDALYRKKIIGSSSGTSSFSSQNRPEEPLPEVQHQQESIKLDPVPPPNLQESSNVPTRTPPAQVTQPSESDKQNVANVDAQASIGLANRLFREGNGESSQKESF, encoded by the exons ATGCAGCAAGGAGGTGGATCTCAATCTCCATACGCGGAGATGGCTCCTGCTGCAACTACAACCACAACTACAACTACAAGCATGGCGCAGCAGCCAGTGGAATCAGCTTCGCCAATCAGCAGCCGACCGCCGAGTAATTTGGATGAACTCACAAGGCTTTCTTCAGGAGGTGGCGGAGGAGATGAAGATATAGAAGGCGATCGGGCGGGAGGAGTAGCGAGCGGCAACAGGTGGCCGTGTCAAGAAACATTAACACTTCTCAATATTAGGTCTGATATGGATGCCGTCTTCCGTGATGCCACCATTAAAGGACCGCTCTGGGAAGATGTCTCCAG GAAACTAGCAGAGTTCGGATACAAACGTAGTGCCAAGAAATGCAAAGAGAAATTTGAGAACGTTCACAAGTACTATAAGAGAACAAAGGAGGGTAGAGCTGGGCGTCAAGATGGTAAGAGTTACAAGTTTTTCAGCCAGCTCGAGGCTCTTTATACCACTGCCACCGCTGGTAACGTGTCAGCTTCCTCATCAATGCCCGTGACAAATGTCACCACCGCCAACACCATTACTTTAGATGTTGCTCCAGTCTCGATAGGGATCCCTTTCTCCATCACATCTTCTGTTAGAGTTCCTACTGCTTCAACTATTGCTCCTATGTCTTCCTCTATTTTTCCTCCTAATCTCGGTGCAACAATATCACCCACCATTAACGTTCCTGGATCTGCTACTGCACAACCACCAGTTCTACCTCCTGTCCCGATTAGCTTTTCATCTGATAGTTCTTCTTCCCCAGAAACTgaagatgacgatgatgatgatgatgatatcgACTTTGACGGACAGCCATCAAATACTGCTGGTAGCAGCCGCAAACGAAAAAGACAATCATTCAGGAGTACTAATAGGATGATGGAGTTCTTTGAGAATCTAATGAAACAGGTAATGCAAAAGCAGGAGAGCATGCAGCAAAGGTTCTTGGAGGTGATAGAGAAGAGAGAGCAAGATAGGATGATAAGAGAAGAAGCTTGGAAGAGGCAAGAGATGGCAAGATTGGCTCGTGAGCACGAGATTATGGTCCGAGAGAGAGCCATCTCTGCATCCAGGGATACTGCCATCGTTTCCTTATTGCAGCAAATTACTGGTCAGACCATTCAATTGCCTCCTGATGCTCCACCACCTGCACCGGCACCGGCACCGGCACCAGCGACTGTAGTAGCTGCACCAACAATCCCTGTCGCAATATCAGCACTATCTCATCTGCCACTGTCGATACCACAAGAACAACGAGATCAACAATCCCAACGACGACACCAACAGCAACAGCAACAACATCAGTCACAACACGCTGAAACGTTGAGGCATCAACCGGCCTCCACATCTTTACCTTCTTCTGAAATAGTCATTGCAATTCCAGAACAACAGGTACCACCGCAGCCACAGGAGATTGGTGGCAGTGGAAATTTTGAACCCAGTTCCTCAAGATGGCCCAAAGTAGAAGTTCTTGCACTTATAAAGTTAAGGAGTGGACTAGAACTCAGGTACCAGGAAGCTGGGCCTAAAGGACCCCTTTGGGAAGAAATTTCCTCAGGAATGCAGCGGATGGGATATAAGAGGAGTGCCAAGAGATGCAAGGAAAAGTGGGAGAATATTAACAAATACTTCAAGAAGGTAAAAGAAAGCAACAAGAAACGCCCTGAAGATGCCAAAACCTGCCCCTACTTCCATGAGCTCGATGCACTTTACCGGAAAAAGATCATTGGCAGCTCAAGTGGCACTAGTAGCTTTAGCAGTCAGAATAGACCAGAAGAACCACTGCCAGAAGTACAGCATCAGCAGGAGAGCATCAAATTGGATCCAGTCCCACCACCGAATCTCCAAGAGAGCAGTAATGTTCCAACTAGAACGCCGCCAGCACAAGTGACGCAACCTTCTGAATCAGATAAACAAAATGTAGCTAATGTCGATGCACAAGCAAGTATAGGTTTGGCAAATAGGCTCTTTAGAGAAGGAAATGGGGAATCATCACAGAAG GAATCTTTTTGA
- the LOC123204411 gene encoding trihelix transcription factor GTL1-like isoform X3, with protein sequence MQQGGGSQSPYAEMAPAATTTTTTTTSMAQQPVESASPISSRPPSNLDELTRLSSGGGGGDEDIEGDRAGGVASGNRWPCQETLTLLNIRSDMDAVFRDATIKGPLWEDVSRKLAEFGYKRSAKKCKEKFENVHKYYKRTKEGRAGRQDGKSYKFFSQLEALYTTATAGNVSASSSMPVTNVTTANTITLDVAPVSIGIPFSITSSVRVPTASTIAPMSSSIFPPNLGATISPTINVPGSATAQPPVLPPVPISFSSDSSSSPETEDDDDDDDDIDFDGQPSNTAGSSRKRKRQSFRSTNRMMEFFENLMKQVMQKQESMQQRFLEVIEKREQDRMIREEAWKRQEMARLAREHEIMVRERAISASRDTAIVSLLQQITGQTIQLPPDAPPPAPAPAPAPATVVAAPTIPVAISALSHLPLSIPQEQRDQQSQRRHQQQQQQHQSQHAETLRHQPASTSLPSSEIVIAIPEQQVPPQPQEIGGSGNFEPSSSRWPKVEVLALIKLRSGLELRYQEAGPKGPLWEEISSGMQRMGYKRSAKRCKEKWENINKYFKKVKESNKKRPEDAKTCPYFHELDALYRKKIIGSSSGTSSFSSQNRPEEPLPEVQHQQESIKLDPVPPPNLQESSNVPTRTPPAQVTQPSESDKQNVANVDAQASIGLANRLFREGNGESSQKKTL encoded by the exons ATGCAGCAAGGAGGTGGATCTCAATCTCCATACGCGGAGATGGCTCCTGCTGCAACTACAACCACAACTACAACTACAAGCATGGCGCAGCAGCCAGTGGAATCAGCTTCGCCAATCAGCAGCCGACCGCCGAGTAATTTGGATGAACTCACAAGGCTTTCTTCAGGAGGTGGCGGAGGAGATGAAGATATAGAAGGCGATCGGGCGGGAGGAGTAGCGAGCGGCAACAGGTGGCCGTGTCAAGAAACATTAACACTTCTCAATATTAGGTCTGATATGGATGCCGTCTTCCGTGATGCCACCATTAAAGGACCGCTCTGGGAAGATGTCTCCAG GAAACTAGCAGAGTTCGGATACAAACGTAGTGCCAAGAAATGCAAAGAGAAATTTGAGAACGTTCACAAGTACTATAAGAGAACAAAGGAGGGTAGAGCTGGGCGTCAAGATGGTAAGAGTTACAAGTTTTTCAGCCAGCTCGAGGCTCTTTATACCACTGCCACCGCTGGTAACGTGTCAGCTTCCTCATCAATGCCCGTGACAAATGTCACCACCGCCAACACCATTACTTTAGATGTTGCTCCAGTCTCGATAGGGATCCCTTTCTCCATCACATCTTCTGTTAGAGTTCCTACTGCTTCAACTATTGCTCCTATGTCTTCCTCTATTTTTCCTCCTAATCTCGGTGCAACAATATCACCCACCATTAACGTTCCTGGATCTGCTACTGCACAACCACCAGTTCTACCTCCTGTCCCGATTAGCTTTTCATCTGATAGTTCTTCTTCCCCAGAAACTgaagatgacgatgatgatgatgatgatatcgACTTTGACGGACAGCCATCAAATACTGCTGGTAGCAGCCGCAAACGAAAAAGACAATCATTCAGGAGTACTAATAGGATGATGGAGTTCTTTGAGAATCTAATGAAACAGGTAATGCAAAAGCAGGAGAGCATGCAGCAAAGGTTCTTGGAGGTGATAGAGAAGAGAGAGCAAGATAGGATGATAAGAGAAGAAGCTTGGAAGAGGCAAGAGATGGCAAGATTGGCTCGTGAGCACGAGATTATGGTCCGAGAGAGAGCCATCTCTGCATCCAGGGATACTGCCATCGTTTCCTTATTGCAGCAAATTACTGGTCAGACCATTCAATTGCCTCCTGATGCTCCACCACCTGCACCGGCACCGGCACCGGCACCAGCGACTGTAGTAGCTGCACCAACAATCCCTGTCGCAATATCAGCACTATCTCATCTGCCACTGTCGATACCACAAGAACAACGAGATCAACAATCCCAACGACGACACCAACAGCAACAGCAACAACATCAGTCACAACACGCTGAAACGTTGAGGCATCAACCGGCCTCCACATCTTTACCTTCTTCTGAAATAGTCATTGCAATTCCAGAACAACAGGTACCACCGCAGCCACAGGAGATTGGTGGCAGTGGAAATTTTGAACCCAGTTCCTCAAGATGGCCCAAAGTAGAAGTTCTTGCACTTATAAAGTTAAGGAGTGGACTAGAACTCAGGTACCAGGAAGCTGGGCCTAAAGGACCCCTTTGGGAAGAAATTTCCTCAGGAATGCAGCGGATGGGATATAAGAGGAGTGCCAAGAGATGCAAGGAAAAGTGGGAGAATATTAACAAATACTTCAAGAAGGTAAAAGAAAGCAACAAGAAACGCCCTGAAGATGCCAAAACCTGCCCCTACTTCCATGAGCTCGATGCACTTTACCGGAAAAAGATCATTGGCAGCTCAAGTGGCACTAGTAGCTTTAGCAGTCAGAATAGACCAGAAGAACCACTGCCAGAAGTACAGCATCAGCAGGAGAGCATCAAATTGGATCCAGTCCCACCACCGAATCTCCAAGAGAGCAGTAATGTTCCAACTAGAACGCCGCCAGCACAAGTGACGCAACCTTCTGAATCAGATAAACAAAATGTAGCTAATGTCGATGCACAAGCAAGTATAGGTTTGGCAAATAGGCTCTTTAGAGAAGGAAATGGGGAATCATCACAGAAG AAGACATTATGA
- the LOC123204411 gene encoding trihelix transcription factor GTL1-like isoform X1, translated as MQQGGGSQSPYAEMAPAATTTTTTTTSMAQQPVESASPISSRPPSNLDELTRLSSGGGGGDEDIEGDRAGGVASGNRWPCQETLTLLNIRSDMDAVFRDATIKGPLWEDVSRKLAEFGYKRSAKKCKEKFENVHKYYKRTKEGRAGRQDGKSYKFFSQLEALYTTATAGNVSASSSMPVTNVTTANTITLDVAPVSIGIPFSITSSVRVPTASTIAPMSSSIFPPNLGATISPTINVPGSATAQPPVLPPVPISFSSDSSSSPETEDDDDDDDDIDFDGQPSNTAGSSRKRKRQSFRSTNRMMEFFENLMKQVMQKQESMQQRFLEVIEKREQDRMIREEAWKRQEMARLAREHEIMVRERAISASRDTAIVSLLQQITGQTIQLPPDAPPPAPAPAPAPATVVAAPTIPVAISALSHLPLSIPQEQRDQQSQRRHQQQQQQHQSQHAETLRHQPASTSLPSSEIVIAIPEQQVPPQPQEIGGSGNFEPSSSRWPKVEVLALIKLRSGLELRYQEAGPKGPLWEEISSGMQRMGYKRSAKRCKEKWENINKYFKKVKESNKKRPEDAKTCPYFHELDALYRKKIIGSSSGTSSFSSQNRPEEPLPEVQHQQESIKLDPVPPPNLQESSNVPTRTPPAQVTQPSESDKQNVANVDAQASIGLANRLFREGNGESSQKPEDIMKELMQQQQQQQQQRAPSLMEDFDKYSESENMEEEEEDDEEDTDDEDLEERKMGYKVEFQRQNANSSNGGGSGTPSFLAVVQ; from the exons ATGCAGCAAGGAGGTGGATCTCAATCTCCATACGCGGAGATGGCTCCTGCTGCAACTACAACCACAACTACAACTACAAGCATGGCGCAGCAGCCAGTGGAATCAGCTTCGCCAATCAGCAGCCGACCGCCGAGTAATTTGGATGAACTCACAAGGCTTTCTTCAGGAGGTGGCGGAGGAGATGAAGATATAGAAGGCGATCGGGCGGGAGGAGTAGCGAGCGGCAACAGGTGGCCGTGTCAAGAAACATTAACACTTCTCAATATTAGGTCTGATATGGATGCCGTCTTCCGTGATGCCACCATTAAAGGACCGCTCTGGGAAGATGTCTCCAG GAAACTAGCAGAGTTCGGATACAAACGTAGTGCCAAGAAATGCAAAGAGAAATTTGAGAACGTTCACAAGTACTATAAGAGAACAAAGGAGGGTAGAGCTGGGCGTCAAGATGGTAAGAGTTACAAGTTTTTCAGCCAGCTCGAGGCTCTTTATACCACTGCCACCGCTGGTAACGTGTCAGCTTCCTCATCAATGCCCGTGACAAATGTCACCACCGCCAACACCATTACTTTAGATGTTGCTCCAGTCTCGATAGGGATCCCTTTCTCCATCACATCTTCTGTTAGAGTTCCTACTGCTTCAACTATTGCTCCTATGTCTTCCTCTATTTTTCCTCCTAATCTCGGTGCAACAATATCACCCACCATTAACGTTCCTGGATCTGCTACTGCACAACCACCAGTTCTACCTCCTGTCCCGATTAGCTTTTCATCTGATAGTTCTTCTTCCCCAGAAACTgaagatgacgatgatgatgatgatgatatcgACTTTGACGGACAGCCATCAAATACTGCTGGTAGCAGCCGCAAACGAAAAAGACAATCATTCAGGAGTACTAATAGGATGATGGAGTTCTTTGAGAATCTAATGAAACAGGTAATGCAAAAGCAGGAGAGCATGCAGCAAAGGTTCTTGGAGGTGATAGAGAAGAGAGAGCAAGATAGGATGATAAGAGAAGAAGCTTGGAAGAGGCAAGAGATGGCAAGATTGGCTCGTGAGCACGAGATTATGGTCCGAGAGAGAGCCATCTCTGCATCCAGGGATACTGCCATCGTTTCCTTATTGCAGCAAATTACTGGTCAGACCATTCAATTGCCTCCTGATGCTCCACCACCTGCACCGGCACCGGCACCGGCACCAGCGACTGTAGTAGCTGCACCAACAATCCCTGTCGCAATATCAGCACTATCTCATCTGCCACTGTCGATACCACAAGAACAACGAGATCAACAATCCCAACGACGACACCAACAGCAACAGCAACAACATCAGTCACAACACGCTGAAACGTTGAGGCATCAACCGGCCTCCACATCTTTACCTTCTTCTGAAATAGTCATTGCAATTCCAGAACAACAGGTACCACCGCAGCCACAGGAGATTGGTGGCAGTGGAAATTTTGAACCCAGTTCCTCAAGATGGCCCAAAGTAGAAGTTCTTGCACTTATAAAGTTAAGGAGTGGACTAGAACTCAGGTACCAGGAAGCTGGGCCTAAAGGACCCCTTTGGGAAGAAATTTCCTCAGGAATGCAGCGGATGGGATATAAGAGGAGTGCCAAGAGATGCAAGGAAAAGTGGGAGAATATTAACAAATACTTCAAGAAGGTAAAAGAAAGCAACAAGAAACGCCCTGAAGATGCCAAAACCTGCCCCTACTTCCATGAGCTCGATGCACTTTACCGGAAAAAGATCATTGGCAGCTCAAGTGGCACTAGTAGCTTTAGCAGTCAGAATAGACCAGAAGAACCACTGCCAGAAGTACAGCATCAGCAGGAGAGCATCAAATTGGATCCAGTCCCACCACCGAATCTCCAAGAGAGCAGTAATGTTCCAACTAGAACGCCGCCAGCACAAGTGACGCAACCTTCTGAATCAGATAAACAAAATGTAGCTAATGTCGATGCACAAGCAAGTATAGGTTTGGCAAATAGGCTCTTTAGAGAAGGAAATGGGGAATCATCACAGAAG CCAGAAGACATTATGAAGGAGCTGATgcaacagcaacaacaacaacaacaacagcgAGCGCCGTCCTTAATGGAAGATTTTGATAAATACAGTGAGAGCGAGAAtatggaagaagaggaagaagatgatgaagaagatacCGATGATGAGGATTTAGAAGAGAGAAAGATGGGTTATAAAGTAGAATTTCAGAGACAAAACGCAAACTCATCTAATGGGGGAGGAAGTGGGACGCCGTCTTTCTTGGCGGTGGTTCAATAA